In the Calditerrivibrio sp. genome, one interval contains:
- a CDS encoding EAL domain-containing protein yields MISYYKFRDIVSSIEVFDQLYLKEKVNHVALMEQKLGVAFRKYKGAEFEGDNFSGVFNYFYEYKYKKGCQACHGAVDEGAIAGYYLVSVSLVDVVGDAKKLVLIFSVLLSPLPIGGALLVSYLVGKKVGILHRSITSNLQHINTIQDLSKIEEVSKHTVFSDLNEIFEELNNFLRKAKSTAVDRHILEFELKILEKFLITSDVIKDWRKYVLSLVGEINKVVDVQVVFSLFRTNENEFSLEFFWTNQPSVELKNYIERLIEVKCIDFYKNYCDFNSITVHHSILPSDRCEIFNPELLRFETKSIILEDPKIGGIVGVGVNTRDSEDKVKSLVIEGILTTLLNVIGSVKAIAKYNKELEYYSTRDHITDLFNQRVFWEMLNYETARASRAGYSFAVVIIDLDNFKFLNDNFGHDVGDKFLFSISGIIKKNVRLGDIVARYSGDEFTILMSNVQADAVYISVKRILKSIEKFSFEYNDKRLSITASAGFALYPAHGDNAKDLFAFADTMLFKAKAEGKNNVLMPTKEDIEFVEKVISEKSYQIIRAIEENRIIPYFQPIMDIKTEEISMYEVLCRIEMGGKMYSAYEFIEIAERTGTIIKIDYLMLENAFNIVKHSLDTILFINLSPKSLILSEFIPNIIQITRKHGINPERVVFELTERETVKNLSILEKFVANLRAEGYKFAIDDFGSGYSSYDYIKRFPVDFVKIDGEFIKNMVTNSKDLAIVRSLLVLTEEFGIKTVAEFIENTETFQKAKEIGIDYAQGYYIGKPEPFLYRRQKN; encoded by the coding sequence ATGATATCATACTATAAATTTCGCGATATTGTTAGTTCAATAGAGGTATTTGATCAGTTGTATTTAAAGGAAAAGGTTAATCATGTGGCTTTAATGGAGCAGAAGTTGGGGGTAGCATTTAGAAAATATAAAGGGGCGGAGTTTGAGGGGGACAACTTTTCGGGTGTTTTTAACTACTTCTATGAGTACAAGTATAAAAAAGGGTGTCAAGCCTGTCATGGGGCAGTTGATGAAGGTGCCATAGCTGGCTATTATCTTGTTAGCGTTAGTTTGGTAGATGTTGTTGGGGATGCCAAAAAACTTGTGCTGATCTTTTCTGTGTTGCTTTCTCCTCTACCAATAGGTGGAGCTTTGCTGGTATCTTATCTTGTTGGTAAAAAGGTGGGTATTCTTCATCGCTCTATAACCAGTAATTTGCAACATATCAACACGATACAGGATCTTTCAAAGATAGAAGAGGTGAGTAAGCATACAGTCTTCTCAGATTTAAATGAGATTTTTGAGGAACTCAATAATTTTCTGAGAAAAGCAAAAAGTACGGCTGTGGATCGCCACATACTTGAGTTTGAGCTTAAGATACTGGAAAAGTTTTTGATAACCTCAGATGTGATTAAGGATTGGAGGAAGTATGTTTTGTCTTTGGTAGGGGAGATCAACAAGGTGGTGGATGTGCAGGTGGTTTTTAGTCTGTTTAGGACCAATGAAAATGAGTTTAGTTTGGAGTTTTTTTGGACCAATCAACCCTCTGTTGAATTGAAGAATTATATAGAGAGGTTGATTGAGGTAAAGTGTATAGACTTTTATAAAAATTACTGCGATTTCAACTCTATTACCGTTCATCATTCCATATTACCCTCCGATAGGTGTGAGATTTTTAATCCAGAACTTTTACGATTTGAAACCAAAAGTATCATTTTGGAGGATCCTAAGATAGGTGGTATTGTGGGGGTAGGGGTTAATACAAGGGATAGTGAAGATAAGGTTAAATCCCTTGTTATTGAAGGGATCCTTACTACGTTATTAAATGTAATTGGGTCTGTTAAGGCAATAGCAAAGTACAATAAAGAACTGGAGTATTATTCCACAAGGGATCACATCACCGATCTTTTCAATCAACGGGTTTTTTGGGAGATGTTGAATTATGAGACAGCAAGAGCAAGCAGAGCTGGTTATAGTTTTGCTGTGGTGATTATCGATCTGGATAATTTTAAGTTTTTAAACGATAACTTTGGACATGATGTAGGGGATAAATTTTTGTTCAGTATATCAGGGATTATTAAGAAAAATGTTAGATTAGGGGATATTGTAGCAAGGTATAGTGGGGATGAGTTTACTATCCTTATGTCTAACGTTCAAGCGGATGCTGTTTATATAAGTGTTAAAAGGATTTTAAAAAGTATTGAAAAGTTTAGTTTTGAGTACAATGATAAGAGACTCTCAATAACTGCTTCCGCTGGTTTTGCCCTTTATCCAGCACATGGTGACAATGCTAAAGATCTTTTTGCTTTTGCAGATACCATGCTATTTAAGGCAAAGGCTGAGGGTAAAAACAATGTGTTGATGCCGACGAAGGAGGATATCGAGTTTGTAGAAAAGGTTATCAGTGAGAAATCTTACCAGATCATCAGAGCTATTGAAGAAAATAGAATAATACCTTATTTTCAGCCTATAATGGATATAAAAACTGAAGAGATCTCCATGTATGAGGTGCTTTGTAGGATAGAAATGGGTGGTAAAATGTATTCTGCTTACGAGTTTATTGAGATTGCGGAAAGGACTGGTACCATTATAAAGATAGACTATTTGATGTTGGAGAATGCTTTTAATATTGTAAAACATAGCTTAGATACAATATTGTTTATAAATCTTTCTCCCAAGTCCTTGATTTTAAGTGAGTTTATACCCAATATTATTCAAATTACGAGAAAGCATGGTATAAACCCTGAGAGGGTTGTTTTTGAGCTGACAGAAAGGGAGACGGTGAAAAATCTGTCGATCCTTGAGAAGTTCGTGGCAAACTTGAGGGCTGAGGGGTATAAATTTGCGATAGATGATTTTGGTTCAGGCTACTCCTCTTACGATTATATCAAAAGATTCCCAGTGGATTTTGTAAAGATCGATGGTGAGTTTATAAAAAATATGGTTACTAATAGTAAGGATCTGGCGATAGTTAGGAGTTTGTTGGTACTCACTGAAGAGTTTGGTATTAAGACAGTTGCAGAGTTTATAGAAAATACTGAAACCTTTCAGAAGGCAAAAGAGATAGGGATAGATTATGCTCAGGGCTATTATATTGGAAAGCCTGAGCCATTTTTGTATCGTAGACAAAAAAATTAA
- a CDS encoding glutamate synthase-related protein translates to MATVKVNELAKDDLFWQIEYKHDRCTLCGRCVASCPFKAIEARVEKRRKVVSEELTPLPKIYFQSVPVIKQVVSHYNFCRGCGICEKVCPNDAIRPVRNADFRFPAKYRAISADPFKRGGRNNLEIGDRTLDKIRIGRISQMTDPSLDAQRHTFDLLTPFGRILAPDEISFKVDSDGNLKVDQNIPPVRWIYPIIIGDMSIGALSWRAWEALAIATAYLNEEVGIPIRMCSGEGGVPVRLLKSKYLKYMILQIASGHFGWNRIINAMPHMVEDPAGILIKIGQGAKPGDGGLLMAKKVAKHIQEIRGVPRTDLLSPPNHQGLYSIEESVQKMFLSMSAAFKFRVPVAIKVAASATSVSVYNNLLRDPYNIVGGFFLDGIDGGTGAAHEISLDHTGHPIVSTLRDCYKAALHQGKQGQIPLWAGGGMGKGWNLAADAFKMICLGANGVFTGKLMIQLAGCVGNDKGKCNACNTGLCPVGICTQDPVLVKRLDVDKVAENIVNYFIAVDHELKKLMAPIGNSSLPIGRSTALIATEKSVAERLDIPYAC, encoded by the coding sequence ATGGCAACAGTGAAGGTAAATGAGCTTGCCAAAGATGACCTTTTTTGGCAGATAGAATACAAGCATGACAGATGTACCCTCTGTGGCAGATGTGTGGCATCTTGCCCTTTCAAGGCTATTGAAGCCAGAGTAGAGAAGAGAAGAAAAGTGGTAAGTGAAGAGCTAACACCTTTGCCTAAGATATATTTTCAGTCTGTTCCTGTAATAAAACAGGTGGTGAGTCATTACAATTTTTGCCGTGGTTGTGGTATATGTGAAAAGGTATGTCCTAATGATGCCATAAGACCGGTGAGGAATGCAGATTTTAGGTTTCCAGCTAAGTACAGGGCTATCAGTGCTGATCCTTTCAAAAGAGGTGGTCGTAACAACCTTGAGATTGGTGATAGAACACTGGATAAGATAAGAATAGGTCGAATCTCCCAGATGACAGACCCTTCCCTTGATGCCCAGAGACACACCTTTGACCTGCTGACACCTTTTGGTAGGATCCTTGCTCCTGATGAGATATCGTTTAAGGTGGATAGTGATGGAAATCTAAAAGTGGACCAAAACATTCCTCCGGTTCGTTGGATCTATCCTATCATAATTGGGGATATGTCCATTGGTGCCCTTTCCTGGAGAGCTTGGGAGGCTCTTGCAATAGCCACTGCCTACTTAAATGAAGAGGTAGGGATACCCATAAGGATGTGCTCTGGTGAAGGTGGGGTACCTGTACGATTGCTGAAATCAAAGTATTTAAAATATATGATCTTACAGATAGCTTCTGGTCACTTTGGTTGGAATAGGATTATAAATGCTATGCCCCATATGGTGGAAGATCCTGCCGGGATTTTGATAAAGATCGGTCAAGGGGCAAAGCCAGGGGATGGGGGGTTACTCATGGCCAAAAAGGTAGCAAAGCATATTCAGGAGATCAGAGGAGTACCAAGAACAGATCTTTTGAGTCCTCCAAATCATCAGGGGCTTTACTCGATAGAAGAGTCTGTACAGAAGATGTTTTTGTCCATGTCGGCTGCCTTTAAGTTTAGGGTGCCTGTGGCGATCAAAGTGGCCGCAAGTGCCACATCTGTATCGGTTTATAATAATCTTTTGAGGGATCCCTACAACATCGTGGGTGGTTTTTTCTTGGATGGTATTGATGGGGGTACAGGTGCAGCCCATGAGATATCTCTGGATCATACTGGTCACCCGATAGTTTCTACACTAAGGGACTGTTACAAAGCTGCCCTACATCAAGGGAAGCAGGGACAGATCCCTCTATGGGCTGGTGGTGGTATGGGAAAAGGCTGGAACCTTGCTGCCGATGCCTTTAAGATGATATGTCTTGGTGCTAATGGTGTTTTTACCGGAAAACTGATGATACAACTGGCTGGTTGTGTGGGTAATGATAAAGGTAAGTGCAATGCCTGCAATACAGGTCTATGCCCTGTGGGGATTTGTACCCAAGATCCTGTGCTTGTAAAGAGGCTTGATGTAGATAAGGTTGCGGAGAATATCGTAAACTACTTTATTGCAGTTGACCACGAGTTAAAGAAGTTGATGGCTCCAATTGGAAATAGCTCTCTACCAATTGGAAGATCCACAGCTCTTATAGCCACTGAAAAATCTGTGGCGGAAAGGTTGGATATACCATATGCATGCTAA
- a CDS encoding glutamate synthase, which translates to MCRIGAIKSKNYFHPSKALRLMRSQQEGHDNSGFAMVMQDLGGVFENYKDLPILSMACTDEGIKIAEDILHKKGFTRVFQWTPQVYPDESLNINPMPNYVFQVYNYPKLYNYAPQEEKEELLVDMRLTIRKILDEKDAGYVYSFWPDVIMLKEIGDPTDIGIYFDLWTENDELKAKIITAQCRQNTNYDIVRYAAHPFFLQGYTALANGENTFFEKNRNFQKKLYKGYIGFESDSQSFLYTLHYIHKILKWPLIYFKHTITPLPFEEIASRKDAKVLEHIRGSLSNLEINGPNTVIGVLPDGTLFTCCDAKKLRPVVVGGDEETVIITSEVIGINDLLPDRDWSQDIYPHEREMVIVNNRLEVQRWQQ; encoded by the coding sequence ATGTGTAGAATAGGTGCCATTAAGTCAAAGAACTATTTTCACCCTTCTAAGGCCCTCAGACTGATGAGGTCGCAGCAGGAGGGGCATGATAACTCAGGTTTTGCCATGGTGATGCAAGACTTGGGTGGGGTGTTTGAAAACTACAAGGATCTACCGATTCTTTCTATGGCCTGTACAGATGAAGGGATAAAGATAGCTGAAGATATACTTCACAAAAAGGGGTTTACACGAGTATTTCAATGGACTCCTCAAGTCTATCCTGATGAATCATTAAATATTAACCCGATGCCAAACTATGTTTTTCAGGTGTACAATTATCCTAAGCTGTACAATTACGCTCCACAGGAAGAAAAAGAGGAATTACTTGTGGATATGAGATTAACCATAAGGAAGATTCTTGATGAAAAGGATGCTGGTTATGTTTACTCCTTTTGGCCCGATGTTATAATGTTAAAAGAGATCGGAGATCCCACAGATATAGGCATCTATTTCGATCTATGGACGGAGAACGATGAACTCAAGGCAAAGATAATCACTGCTCAATGCCGGCAAAATACCAACTATGATATTGTTAGATATGCTGCTCACCCCTTCTTTCTACAAGGTTATACGGCGTTAGCAAACGGTGAAAATACATTTTTTGAAAAAAACAGAAACTTTCAAAAAAAGCTTTATAAGGGTTACATAGGGTTTGAATCGGATTCCCAGTCTTTTTTATATACACTTCATTACATCCATAAGATATTAAAATGGCCCCTCATTTATTTCAAGCATACGATTACTCCACTTCCTTTTGAAGAGATTGCATCAAGAAAAGATGCAAAGGTTTTGGAACACATAAGGGGTTCTTTATCCAATCTTGAGATAAATGGGCCAAATACAGTAATCGGTGTGTTACCTGATGGGACACTGTTTACCTGTTGTGATGCAAAAAAGTTAAGGCCAGTGGTGGTTGGTGGTGATGAGGAGACTGTTATTATTACCTCTGAAGTGATCGGTATAAATGACCTATTGCCAGATAGGGATTGGTCTCAGGATATTTATCCCCATGAAAGGGAGATGGTAATAGTAAACAACAGATTAGAGGTGCAAAGATGGCAACAGTGA
- a CDS encoding diguanylate cyclase — protein MDKRPFYHKLDWGWRGFKLSIGNKTIISFFLILIIPITGIYFALTNSIKNFSTNEYIDQVGNQVKSVYEILEKELITPSHIGSFIVKSPSFQELIKNNSLDLPNRLKLISDTINGINISFIYDTQTGTSITSNKKELIFSKIFFKSAHIILTSNIPMNGFEIIPNDQSIFSQQEIANLGIVGDDKLIVYLSTIPFKIGDKKYIFGSFTVLNNNRSIMDKLYNTFSYNTALFSAISLKEKIITTNSTPKNIFFLNLNLPNEITEQLSKHALIKGIYEIDHEPTAIAAVPLRSINGEIVGGLSIATNLKKLKIIISEFTAITTAIIFFSSIAILIIGAVVYNDTKRPIWGIKKAMEEVSEHNLDVKLDYRTFDDFEDIANYFNKMVQNIRQYTTTLSRFNQLNQIITTTLDVDEVLSISTNKILEYTNSQIAVVYLYNKDEDILKPYYVKNANQKYLRNVHLGEGIVGEVAKNQTYFCISEITPENFIIDSGLVDIKPKEIAAFPIAIKQNLLGVMVIGSTIAHKKEELDLINNLLTQVAIVLDNCLTHSHISELSIKDELTKVYNRRYLIQTLDLEISKSKRNKIPLSIGIFDIDNFKRINDTYGHPTGDLVLKKFAEIVQSKKRDYDIFGRFGGEEFLIILPNITHNELYNILERFRISIEEELIKYVNFKVTCSIGGASITDYEKVDIDILIAKADQNLYAAKVSGKNKVLV, from the coding sequence ATGGACAAAAGACCTTTTTATCACAAGTTAGATTGGGGTTGGAGGGGGTTTAAATTATCCATAGGCAACAAAACAATAATAAGCTTCTTCCTTATACTCATCATCCCCATAACAGGTATTTACTTTGCATTAACCAATTCCATTAAGAACTTTTCTACCAACGAATACATCGATCAAGTGGGGAACCAGGTAAAGTCGGTTTATGAAATCCTCGAAAAAGAGCTTATTACTCCGAGCCATATAGGTTCGTTTATAGTAAAAAGCCCATCGTTTCAGGAACTTATCAAAAACAACTCTTTAGATCTACCCAATAGATTAAAACTCATTAGCGATACGATCAACGGCATCAATATCTCATTCATCTATGATACCCAAACAGGTACCTCAATCACCTCAAACAAAAAAGAGCTAATCTTTAGCAAAATATTTTTCAAATCTGCCCATATCATTCTAACCTCAAACATCCCCATGAACGGTTTTGAAATAATACCCAACGATCAATCCATTTTCAGTCAACAGGAGATTGCAAATTTAGGTATAGTTGGTGATGATAAGCTCATTGTATACCTTTCAACAATACCGTTTAAGATAGGTGATAAAAAATATATCTTTGGAAGCTTCACCGTTCTCAACAACAACAGATCGATTATGGATAAGCTATACAACACATTTAGTTATAACACAGCACTATTTAGCGCAATAAGCTTAAAAGAAAAGATCATTACAACAAACTCCACTCCAAAAAATATCTTCTTCTTAAATCTTAATCTGCCCAATGAGATAACCGAACAACTCAGCAAGCATGCCCTCATAAAAGGGATTTATGAAATTGATCATGAGCCCACTGCAATAGCAGCAGTGCCCCTTAGAAGTATAAATGGGGAGATAGTCGGAGGCTTAAGTATAGCCACCAACCTGAAGAAACTTAAGATAATTATTTCTGAGTTTACAGCAATAACAACAGCAATTATCTTTTTCTCCTCTATTGCCATTTTAATCATAGGTGCAGTAGTCTACAACGATACCAAAAGGCCTATTTGGGGCATAAAAAAAGCTATGGAAGAGGTTTCAGAACATAACTTAGATGTTAAGCTTGATTATAGAACCTTTGATGACTTCGAAGATATAGCAAACTACTTTAACAAAATGGTTCAAAATATCAGGCAGTATACCACTACCTTAAGTAGATTCAATCAGTTAAACCAAATCATCACTACCACCCTCGACGTGGACGAGGTTTTAAGCATTTCTACCAATAAAATTCTTGAATATACCAATTCCCAGATAGCAGTGGTATATCTCTACAACAAAGATGAAGATATTTTGAAACCATACTATGTAAAAAACGCAAACCAAAAATACCTGAGAAATGTTCATTTAGGGGAAGGGATTGTGGGTGAAGTAGCAAAAAATCAAACATATTTCTGTATTAGTGAGATCACACCAGAAAACTTCATTATCGACTCGGGTCTTGTCGATATAAAACCAAAAGAGATAGCAGCCTTTCCAATTGCTATAAAACAGAATCTTTTAGGAGTAATGGTGATAGGCTCCACAATTGCCCACAAAAAAGAGGAGCTTGATCTCATAAACAATCTCCTTACTCAGGTAGCCATAGTTCTTGACAACTGTCTGACCCACTCCCACATCTCAGAGCTATCCATTAAAGATGAACTCACAAAAGTATACAATAGAAGGTACCTAATTCAAACCTTAGATTTAGAAATTTCGAAATCAAAGCGAAACAAAATACCCCTTTCCATAGGAATCTTTGATATAGACAACTTCAAAAGGATCAATGACACCTACGGACATCCTACGGGGGACCTTGTTCTGAAAAAATTTGCTGAAATCGTTCAGAGCAAAAAAAGGGATTATGATATCTTTGGTAGGTTTGGTGGGGAAGAGTTCTTGATTATTCTACCTAATATCACCCACAACGAACTTTATAACATTCTTGAGAGATTTAGGATCAGCATCGAAGAGGAGTTGATCAAATATGTAAATTTCAAGGTCACCTGTAGCATCGGTGGTGCAAGTATTACAGATTACGAAAAAGTAGATATAGATATCTTAATTGCAAAAGCAGACCAGAATCTATACGCAGCAAAAGTAAGCGGTAAAAACAAGGTACTGGTATAA